A DNA window from Setaria viridis chromosome 2, Setaria_viridis_v4.0, whole genome shotgun sequence contains the following coding sequences:
- the LOC117844152 gene encoding uncharacterized protein produces the protein MTLMMKSSIYTKWVSFFKSMCGKFDLKSHINGTVAPHPQDPDWDQVDCCVCSWFIDSVDNSVLDLTMTNNDQTTRDLWLTFKGLFRANKQSWTIFLSHDFHSMTQGDSSITEYCSRMKTLADALRDIGHPVQDSSMS, from the coding sequence ATGACGTTGATGATGAAATCCTCCATCTACACCAAGTGGGtgtccttcttcaagtccatgtgtgGCAAGTTCGACCTCAAGTCACACATCAATGGCACGGTGGCGCCCCATCCCCAGGACCCTGATTGGGATCAAGTGGATTGCTGCGTCTGCTCCTGGTTCATCGACTCCGTTGACAACTCCGTCCTTGACCTCACCATGACCAACAATGATCAGACCACCCGGGATCTTTGGCTCACCTTCAAGGGCCTCTTCCGTGCCAACAAGCAATCCTGGAcgatcttcctcagccacgacttccactccatgacacaGGGTGACTCCTCCATCACCGAGTACTGCAGCCGCATGAAGACCCTCGCCGATGCCCTCCGTGACATCGGCCATCCCGTTCAGGACTCCAGCATGTCCTGA